The Natronosporangium hydrolyticum nucleotide sequence ACAGGTACGTCGCGGCGATGCCCTCCTCCCAACCGTTGAAGGCACCGATAGTGATGGAGTTCGAGTCGGCCGGCTCGTCGCAGACGCGCTCACCGTTGCCGTTGGCACCGGTGTCGTCGCCGTTGCCGTTGTCGTCGCCGTTGCCGCACGCCGCGACCAGTAGGGCGGTCGCCGCGGCGCCCGCCATCAGCGCCGAAGCTTTCCTGTAGCGCCTCATGTTCATTACTTCATCCTCCTCGGTGCCGACCCGACGCATGACGCGTTCGGAGATCGGTCACCTCATCGGGTCATGATCTCGTGATCATTGTGGTTTCGTTCACCCGGCGCGTTGTAGACGCGCCACGGTCGACCGGGCACCGATGGCCGCGGTCACCCTGTCCAGGAAGATCGCGAGGATCACCACGGACAGGCCAGCCTCGACACCGAGGCTGAGGTTTGTGCGGGAGATAGCCGCCAACACCTGCTGGCCCAGCCCGGGGGCGCCGACGAAACCGGCGAGCACCACCATGGAGAGCGCAAGCATGATGACCTGGTTGATGCCGGCCATGATGGTCGGCAGCGCCAAGGGCAACTGGATCTGCCAGAGGATCCGAGAGGGCGGGCTCCCGAATGCCTGCCCGGCCTCCACCACCTCGGAGTCGACCTGCCGGATCCCGAGTTCGGTGAGCCGGATCGCCGGGGGCATCGCGAAGATGATGGTGGCGACCATGCCGGGCACCACCCCGACCCGGAACATGAAGACCGCGATCAGCACGTAGATCAGTGCCGGCATGGTCTGCATCAGGTCCAGGGCCGGTTTGACGACCAGGCTGACCGCTCGGGACCGAGCCGCCAGGATCCCGATCGGGATCGCCAGCAACGTCGCCACCAGGCAGGCCACCAGCACCATCGCCAGCGTCTGCATCGCGTTGTTCCACTGTCCCATGAGATCGATGAGGAACAGTCCACCGAGTGTGATCAGCCCGAAGACCGCGCCGCGGGCGACCCCGCCGAGCGCCGCCAAGAGCAGGATCATCACCCACGACGGCGGGAGGAACATCAGCAGGAACGAGGCGCGCTCCACGTCGAGGAGTGAGTACGGCCCGTTGTAGCTGTCCAGCAGCGTGAAACCGTTGCTGCGGTGGAGGTACCAGAGCGCGACGTCCACCACCAGCAGCGCGCCGGCGGCGCCGAGCCCGATCTGCCAGGTGGGCCAGCTCCGCCCTCGGTATTGGTGAACCGCGAACCAGGTCAGCAACCCGCCGAGCAGGATCACCAGCCACCACGGTGGGGTGATCAGTGCCGTGGATAACGTGTTGTAGGCGTTGAGGAGCCCGTCGCGGATGACGTTGAGCACCATCGAGAAGGTGGCCATGAACCACTCGATGCCGTCCCGCGCCCAGTCGCCGAGGGTGAACCACTCGAACCAATCTCGCCAGTTGTCCATGTCTACGCGCTCCCGCCCGGTTCCCGTCGCTCCACGATGACGTCCGGCCGCTCATCGTCCGCCGCTGCGGACGACTCGGCGGCAGGGCCGCCCTCGGGTGGTGGGGATTCTTCGGGTGGGGCGTCGGTGGCCAGTGTGGCCATCGCGGTCAGCAGCGTCGCCCGTGGAATCACCCCGAGCAGATGCTCATCGTCGTCCACCACCGCGACCGGGAGCGGACTCTCCGCTGACGGGGCGAACACGTCGGCGAGCAACGTGCTCGCGGATACCGTGGCCGGCTTGTCCAATACACTGTCCAGTGTGGTCGTCTGCTGCTTGACCGCCCGCTGCGCGGCTTCGTCCCGGATCACGCCGCGGAGCTCCTGCTCCCGGGAGACCACGTAGGCCGCCTGGCTCTGGTGTTCCCGCATGGTCCGCAGCGCGGCCCGGGGGCCACCGGTGTCGATGACCACCGACCGGGCCGGCTCCATCACCGACGAGGCGGTCAACACCCGGGTACGGTCGACATCCTGCACGAACTGGGCGACGTAGTCGTTCGCCGGATCCTGCAGGATCTCCTCGGCGGTGCCGACCTGGACGATCCGGCCGGCCCGCATCATCGCGATCCGATCGCCGAGCCGCATCGCCTCGTTGAGGTCGTGGGTGATGAAGATGATGGTCTTGTTGAGGGTGCTCTGCAGACGCAGCAGCTGATCCTGCATTTCCCGTCGGATCAACGGGTCCAGCGCCGAGAACGCCTCGTCCATCAGCATGATCTCGGTCTCGGCGGCGAGCGCCCGAGCCAACCCAACCCGCTGTTTCATGCCACCGGAGAGCTGCGAGGGCAGTTTGTCGCCCCAGCCGTCGAGGCCGACCATCGCCAACGCCGCTTCGGCCTTTTCATACCGGGTGGCTTTGTCGACTCCCCGAACCCGCAACGCGTACGCCGCGTTGTCCAGCACCGTCCGGTGGGGCAGCAGTGCGAAGTGTTGGAAGACCATACTCATCCGGTCCCGGCGCAGCGAGCGCAGGGCGCCGGAGGAGAGCGCCGCGACATCGGAGTCGCCGACGTAGACGTGACCGTCCGTTGGCTCCAGCAGGCCGTTGAGCATCCGGATCAGCGTGGACTTTCCGGATCCTGACAGACCCATTACCACGAAGATCTCGCCCGGCGCCACCTCGAAGTTCGCGTCGATAACCGCGCAAGTCGCGCCGAACCGCTCCTTGACCGCCTCCAGCGGGGCGCCTTCTTCGAGGTGGCGCACCACTTCCCGGGGGCGTCGACCGAAGATTTTGTACAGTCCCTCTGCACGTAAGGCAGACACAGTTCCCTCTCCGTTGGTTGGCAACGCAGACCGCCAGGGGTGCAGCGGTCACGCCTCAAGCCCGCCCAGGCGGGAGCGGCTCGCGACACCGGCGCTGCCTGGGGGTGGGGAAGACACATCCGCCATGATGTGTGTCCCGTCAGCAGCACCCGGCAAGCCCCCGGACGCCAAGCTCTACTTTACCGGAGGAGGCTGCAGCCGAGCCAATTACGCCTAGACCAGCCGGAGTACGAAACCATAACAACCTTGGTGCGGCGCGGTCCGGTGGGAACCCAAAGCCCGGCTAACGGTCCTGGGTACGGGACAGCCACCACAAACCAAGCACCGGAAGCACCAACGGGACGAAGCCATATCCGATCCCGAAACCCGACCAGACCGTGGCGCGTGGGAAGGCATCGGGCAGCACCAGACTCAAGCCACCTACCACCAGGACCCCGGCCAACTCCACCCGGCAGCACAGCAGCGCGACCCGACGGGCGGACGGCCCGCCGCGGGCCAGCGCGATCGCGGCGACCAGATAGATCACCGCGGCGAGCGCGGAGAGTAGGTACGCCACCGGGGCCTCCTCGAACCGGGTGGCGAGCTGCCACCCGGCGCGGGCGCCCGCGGAGAGCGCGAACAGACCGTAGACCGCCACCAGCAGCCGACCCGGGCCGGTCCCGGTGGCGGCCGGTCCGGCGCCGGGACCAGAGCCGACCGGGCGCGGCTCAGCCACTCCACACCTGCTGCAACCGGAGCACCAGCACCGCGGTCACCCCCGCGGCGATGGCTACGATCACCGAGCCCCACCGGGTCCGTTCGGCCATGCTCAACAGCGCCGCCAACGGTGGGATCAACACCGCGGTCAACAGATAGCCGATGAACGTGGCCAGGCCGTCGGCGGGCCGCTCACCAGCGAAGACATTAGTCAGGGCGGCTATCGCCTGCACGACCAGCAGGCCCTCCAGCACGGCGAGTCCCGCCAGGTGCAGCAGCCCCGGCGGGCGATCGAGCATCGCCGTCACCACGGCGAACCCGCCCACCAGAAGCCCGGCGACGATGATGCTGGTGGCGAGGCCGTTGACCATAGGGGAAGCCTATGATGCCGAAGGGCGCCGCCCTCGGCGGGGCAGCGCTCGTCGGCGCCACGGCGCGGACCGGTCAGCCGGCGCTGCGGGCAGCGGTCTGGACCCGACGCCAGACCTTCTTGTAGGCGGCCAGGCCATCTTCATGCAGTGGCCGGGTGGGCCCGGCGGCGATGCCGACCCGCTCCGGGATGGTCCCCCAGATCGGCACCCGCGCCTCCGTCCAGTGGCCCACCATCTCCTGGTAGTCGCGGGTGAAGGTGCGCGCGGAGGTGACCACCAGGCCCGCCGGGGTGCCCGCCGGGA carries:
- a CDS encoding quaternary amine ABC transporter ATP-binding protein; amino-acid sequence: MSALRAEGLYKIFGRRPREVVRHLEEGAPLEAVKERFGATCAVIDANFEVAPGEIFVVMGLSGSGKSTLIRMLNGLLEPTDGHVYVGDSDVAALSSGALRSLRRDRMSMVFQHFALLPHRTVLDNAAYALRVRGVDKATRYEKAEAALAMVGLDGWGDKLPSQLSGGMKQRVGLARALAAETEIMLMDEAFSALDPLIRREMQDQLLRLQSTLNKTIIFITHDLNEAMRLGDRIAMMRAGRIVQVGTAEEILQDPANDYVAQFVQDVDRTRVLTASSVMEPARSVVIDTGGPRAALRTMREHQSQAAYVVSREQELRGVIRDEAAQRAVKQQTTTLDSVLDKPATVSASTLLADVFAPSAESPLPVAVVDDDEHLLGVIPRATLLTAMATLATDAPPEESPPPEGGPAAESSAAADDERPDVIVERREPGGSA
- a CDS encoding ABC transporter permease; the encoded protein is MDNWRDWFEWFTLGDWARDGIEWFMATFSMVLNVIRDGLLNAYNTLSTALITPPWWLVILLGGLLTWFAVHQYRGRSWPTWQIGLGAAGALLVVDVALWYLHRSNGFTLLDSYNGPYSLLDVERASFLLMFLPPSWVMILLLAALGGVARGAVFGLITLGGLFLIDLMGQWNNAMQTLAMVLVACLVATLLAIPIGILAARSRAVSLVVKPALDLMQTMPALIYVLIAVFMFRVGVVPGMVATIIFAMPPAIRLTELGIRQVDSEVVEAGQAFGSPPSRILWQIQLPLALPTIMAGINQVIMLALSMVVLAGFVGAPGLGQQVLAAISRTNLSLGVEAGLSVVILAIFLDRVTAAIGARSTVARLQRAG